In the genome of Paenibacillus sp. GP183, the window GCGGCCATAGATGCAGGCAAACATATAGGTCTGGCCAATAAAGAAACACTGGTCAGTGCAGGACATATCGTCATGAATGCTGTCAAGCGAAAAGGCGTATCGCTGCTGCCCATTGACAGTGAGCATTCAGCCATTTTTCAATGTCTGAACGGTGAGAATCGAACCGACGTTGCCAGCATTACGTTGACCGCATCCGGAGGATCGTTTCGAGATCGCTCACGTAAAGAGCTTGAGGGAGTAACAGTCGAACAAGCATTACGGCATCCCAATTGGTCGATGGGGGCCAAGATTACCATTGATTCGGCAACGATGGTGAACAAGGGGCTTGAAGTCATGGAGGCCCATTGGTTGTTCGAGCTTTCCTACGACCAGATTAACGTGCTTCTTCATCCGGAGAGTGTGATCCACTCTTATGTGCATTTTGTCGATCACAGCATCATCGCCCAGTTGGGCAATCCGGATATGCGCATCCCGATCCAATATGCACTTACATACCCAAATCGTTTCGCGACTCCAACGAAACCGTTAAATCTCGCAGAAATTGGCAAACTGCATTTTCGGGACATGGATTATGCCAGATTCCCGTGTTTAAGAATGGCTTATGAATGCGGAAGGCAAGGGGGATCTGCCCCTACGGTTTTTAATGCCGCCAATGAAATGGCCGTTGCCCGGTTTTTAAAAGGGGAGCTGTCCTTTTTGCAAATTGAAAATGTGATTGAAGAAACGCTGCAGCACCATACGGTTATTGACGAACCGACTCTGGAAGTTATTCATGAGGTTGATCAATGGGCAAGAGCTTGCGCAGCCGAAGCTTTATTATAAGCTAATAGTCTAATCGGGCCTTACCTCAAGTATACTTGTGCTAAGATAGGGGCAGCTTGTATTCAAACGTTCAAAAATGGTAATCTTAGAGCAGACTACCTGCACAAATTACTTGAATGTTAAGGAGGAAGGAACGAATTGTCCACAATTGAGGTTGTGTTGAAGGTTATTTTGTTGTTTTTCGTTCTGGTTACTATACATGAATGGGGTCATTTTTATTTCGCCAAACGGGCTGGAATTCTCGTTAGAGAATTTGCCATTGGCTTTGGGCCCAAGCTCTTTTCATATAAAAAAGGCGAGACTCGTTACACCCTGCGGCTTCTGCCGATTGGCGGATTTGTTCGAATGGCGGGGGAAGACCCGGAAATTGTACAGGTCAATCCGGGTCAAACCGTTGCCATAAAGCTGAATACGGCCGGTGAAATTACTCATCTGTATCTGGATCAATTAAACACACGTGCTCAGGTTATTCAAGGGGTTGTCGAGTTCATCGATCTGGAGTGGCAGCTGACTCTTACTTTAGAAGTGGACGGCGAAAAGCTGACATTTCCAGTGCATCCGAGAGCTATGATGGTCACCAAAGGCTCGGAAACCCAGATTGCTCCGTACAATCGTCAATTCGGCAGTAAAAGTGTTGGTAAAAGGGCACTTTCTATCGTTATGGGACCGGTCATGAACTTTTTGCTTGCGATTGTTTTGTTTTTTATACTAATTATGATTACAGGTGTATTCACCAACGTTAAGCTGGATACAGTTGATCCGGGAAAAGCGGGGGATAAAGCCGGTCTTAAAGCAGGCGATATTGTCATTTCCGTTAATAATGAACCCATTGGCGAAAACCGGGAAAAGCTGACAACCTTGATCCAGCAAAATCCGAACAAAAAAATGTCCTGGCTCGTTGAACGCGGCGGAAGCACAATTCCGATTGATGTTGTGCCGTTAGCCGATGATGCAGGGACCGGTAAGGTCGGCATCAAGATTAGCGGTGACAAGAGGTCAGCGAATGCGTCCGAGGTCATCACCGGCACTTACAAGCAAGTGGTAGGCTCAACCATTGGGATTTTAACCAGCTTCAAGATGTTGATTTTTGGGCAATTCAAGATGGACGATCTGGGCGGACCCGTTCGCACAGCGCAGGTTACTGCAGAGTTTGCAAGAATGGGTATGAGTTACTTGATCTTCTGGGCAGCCACGCTCAGCTTGTATTTGGGTATATTTAATTTGTTGCCGATCCCTGCACTTGATGGAAGCCGCTTGCTGTTTATGGGTATTGAGGCGCTTAGAGGTAAACCGGTAGACCCCAATAGGGAAAGCATGGTCCATTTCGTGGGATTCGCCTTACTCATGCTGCTCATGGTCGCTGTGACCTACAATGATATATTGAGATTGATTAACGGATAATTTGGAGGAAGACGATGTCAAACGAGAAGCAGTTTGTCAAAGAAATTACACCGCAGGGAGAGGATTTTTCCCGCTGGTATTTGGATGTGATTAAAAAAGCGGATTTAATGAGCTATTCACCGGTAAGAGGCTGTATCGTATTCAAACCGGACAGCTACGAAATCTGGGAAAACATCCAGCATGAGCTGGATCGCATGTTTAAAGAGACCGGCCACCGGAATGCTTATTTTCCGCTTTTTATCCCCGAGAGCTTCTTTCAAAAGGAAAAGGATCATATTGAAGGCTTTAATCCTGAGCTGCCCTGGGTAACTGAAGCTGGCGGAGAAAAGCTCGAAGAGCGTCTTGCCATTCGCCCTACCTCGGAGACTATGGTGGGCCATATGTATGCGGAATGGATTAATTCTTACCGGGACCTGCCGCTGCTGATCAATCAATGGGCCAACGTGGTTCGTTGGGAGAAGCGGACACAGCCGTTCCTTCGGACCAGTGAATTCCTTTGGCAGGAAGGGCATACCGCTCATGAGGATGAGCAGGATGCTCGCCGTGAAACGATGCAGATGCTGGAAATCTATCGTGAATTTGTCGAGGATTTTCTGGCGATGCCGGTGATCGTCGGCCAAAAGACGCCGTCGGAGAAATTTGCCGGAGCCAAGGATACTTTTTCGATTGAAGCTATGATGAAAGACGGAAAGGCTGTACAAGCGGGTACCTCTCATTATATGGGAACCAATTTTGCCGTAGCCTTCGATATTAAATTTCTCGATCGTGAAAATCAGCATCAGTTTGCGCATACCACCTCATGGGGTGCCAGCACACGTCTTATCGGAGCATTAATCATGGTTCACGGAGATGACCGCGGCCTGGTTCTTCCACCTAAAATAGCGCCTACCCAGGCTATCATGATTCCTATCGGTCCTCCAAAATCGAGAGATCAAGTCGTAGGACGCGTCAATGAACTGTATGCCCAGCTGAAAAAAGCAGGTGTTCGTGTTAAAGTGGACGACCGTGCGGATCAAAGCCCCGGTTGGAAATTCAATGAGTATGAGATGCGCGGTGTTCCGGTTCGCATCGAGCTTGGGCCGCGTGATATGGAGAACGGACAGATCGTGCTTGTCTCCAGAGTCAGCGGCGAAAAGAAAATCATCGCCCAATCGGATTTCGTGCAAGAGGTACAAAATCTGCTTGCCGAGATTCATCAGCAGATGTATGATAAAGCGAAGCAATTCCGCGATGAGCATACGATCGCTGTGGATACCATCGATGAATTTAAAGAATTCCTCGAATCCAATAGAGGCTTTGCATTGGCCGGCTGGTGCGGATCAGACGCTTGCGAGGCTCAGGTCAAGGAAGAAACCGGGGCAACCAGCCGAAATATTCCTTTTTCACCGTCGGAACGCAAAGATACCTGCCTGGTGTGCGGCGAAGCTGCTGCGCATACGGTCGTATTTGGCCGAAGCTATTAAAATAGCAAGTTAAATAAATCCAATCAGGGCAATGGAATGCTAGACTCCTTTGCCCTTCGTATTTGCAGGGGAGGATATGGATGGGCAGTTTAGCCGAGAAAAGGAATCGATTTGAGCTGTTGATGCAGCAAGCGCAGATTCCTTCCGACATCGTACAGCCTTATTTTGCGGAGGGCTATCTGGATCAGGTCGTATGCAGCCGCACCAATCGCGAGTGGACCTTCCATCTGGTTAAAAGCGACCTGGTTCCACAGGATATTTACCGCTTGTTTTGCAGCAGGGTGAAGGAGAAATTTGCCCATATCGCAGAGGTACAATTTACTTTCAGCTTTGCAGCGGCGGAGACTTCGACACTCGTTGAGGAGTACTGGAGTTTATTTTTGGAATGGCTGCAAAAAGAAGCCCCGACGATCAATGGCTGGATGAGCAAGGCGAAAGTCGAAGCTAAAGGCAATGACTTGACGATTGTTTTCCTCGATCAAATCGGGATGGAACAAGCCAAGAAGAAAAATATCGATCAATTTGTACGGACTTATTATCAAACTTATTTTCAAATTCAGCTTCGGGTATCTTATAAAGTGAGTGAATCGAACGAGGAAGAATACGAGAACTTTCAGAACATGATCGTTCAGGAAGTTAAGACGGTAACCCAGGAAATGATGCTGTCCATTACTCAGGAGGACGCGACATCTTCCTTGCCGGATCCCAACGCTCGGCTCATGATGGGCTATGAGATCAAGGATCAAGCTGTTTCCATGCAGGATATTAAAGAAGAAGAGAAGAAGGTCACTGTGCAGGGAACGGTGTTTGGCTTGGATGTGAAGGAGCTGCGAAACGGGAGTACCTTGTTTACTTTTAATCTGACGGATTTCTCTGATTCGCTTGCCATGAAGGCTTTTGCCAAAACCAAGGAAGATGTGAAGATTCTCAGTCTGCTGGCCGACGGAAAATGGATCAAAGCAAGAGGCAAGGTAGAATTTGATCGTTTTATGCAAATCCCTGAGCTCGTGATGATCCCAAATGATATCAATGAAATCATGCCGCCCAAGGGTCGGAGCGATGACGTCGAAGAGAAACGAGTGGAGTTTCACCTACATACGACCATGAGCACGATGGACGGCATTACGCCGGTCGATCAATATATCAAGATGGCTGCCAAATGGGGACATAAGGCCATTGCCATAACCGACCACAGCGGTGTGCAGTCTTTTCCGGATGCGGGCAAAGCCGCCAAGAAACACGGCATCAAAGTCATTTACGGGGTAGAAGCCAATGTAGTTAACGACTCCGTGCCCATAGTTCTGAATCCGGCACCTCTGGATTTAAAGCAGGCAGCATATGTTATTTTTGATATTGAGACGACTGGACTCTCGGTTACGAACAACTTGATCATTGAAATCGGCGGGGTCAAAATGCAGGACGGCAAAGAAATCGACCGGTTTTCGACGTTCATTGATCCTCATGTTAAAATCCCTTACAACATTCAACAGCTGACCAACATCACGGATGATATGGTTCGTGGGGCTCCCGAGCTCGCAGACAAGCTTCCTGAGTTTGTCGAGTTTGTGGGGGACTGTGTGCTGGTAGCGCACAATGCCAGATTTGATATGGGCTTCATACAAGCCAATTTAAAAAGAATGGGACTTCCGGAGCTGAGTAATCCGGTGCTCGATACACTGGAGCTGGCACGCTTTCTTTTCCCATCGATGAAAAATCATCGACTGAATACACTTTCGGACAAATTCAAGGTTAGTTTGGAAAATCATCACCGGGCGATTGACGACTCTATTGCGCTTGGTTTTATTCTCTATCATTTAATCAGTGAGGCTTCTGATAGACATATCGTGTCGCTAGACAGGCTGAATGATCAAGTAGGTAAGGATTTGACCAATCAAAGGCCGTTTCATTGCTGTATTTATGCCCTTAATGCCACAGGCAAGACGAATCTGTTTAAACTGATTTCACTTTCACACACCGAGTATTTTCATAGAGTTGCCTGCATTCCCAAAAGCAAGCTGATCGAGCTTCGCGAAGGACTTCTGGTTGCCTCGGGCTGTGAGCGCGGCGAGTTTTATGAAGCCGTCCTTAACAAGTCTATGGAGGAAGCAGAGCAGGTGGCCGAATTCTATGACGTGCTGGAAATCCAGCCGGTCAGTTACAATATGCATTTGGTAGACAAAGGCTTTGTTGGAAGTCGTGCGGATTTGGAAAATGTCGTTAAAAGCATTTGCGAGATTGGATTTAAACAAGGCAAACCGGTAATCGCAACAGGCAATGCCCACTACTTGCACCCTAGGGATAAAGTATCCAGGGATATTACCATTCACGGGATTACAGGATTTAGTCCCCTTAAAGATATGAAGAAGCCGGATGCTCATTTTCGAACGACGAAAGAGATGCTCGAGGAGTTCAAATTTCTGGGCGATGCCAAAGCGCGCGAGGTGGTGGTTCAAGCTACCAATGAGCTGGCTGACCAGTTTGAGGAAATCCAGCTTTTTCCGGATAAGCTTTTCACTCCCATAATTGAGGGTGCCGACGACGAGATCCGTGAAACCTGCTATCGGACCGCCAAAGTCATCTACGGAGAAGAACTACCTGATGTGATTACAGCGAGACTTGAAAAAGAACTCACTCCAATTATCAAATTCGGTTTTTCCGCTAACTATCTGATTTCCGAGAGGTTAGTTAAAAAGTCAAATGCTGACGGTTATCTGGTAGGCTCGAGGGGTTCCGTAGGCTCTTCCGTGGTTGCCATGATGCTGGGTATATCCGAGGTTAATCCGCTTCCGCCGCATTATATTTGTTCTTCCTGCAAGCACAGCGAATGGTTTTTGGATGGCAGTGTCCCAAGCGGATTCGATTTGCCGGATAAGGCATGCCCGAGCTGCGGAGGTCTGCTCAGAGGCGATGGACATGATATTCCGTTTGAAACCTTTCTGGGCTTTAAAGGGGACAAGGTTCCCGATATTGACCTCAACTTTTCAGGTGAATATCAGCCGATTGCACACAACTACACAAAGGTGCTTTTTAGTGAAAAAAATGTATTTCGTGCTGGGACGATTGGTACCGTAGCCGATAAAACCGCCTATGGCTTCGTGAAAAAATATGAAGAAGAGCAAGGCAAGCATTGGCGTGGAGCAGAGCTTAGCCGATTAGCCAGTGGCTGTACGGGTGTGAAGCGCAGTACGGGTCAGCATCCAGGAGGTATCGTTGTCGTACCCGACTATATGGATATCGACGACATTACACCCGTACAATTCCCTGCGGATGATACGAGCTCGGAATGGAAAACGACACATTTTGATTATCACGCCTTCGATGCCAATTTGCTTAAGCTCGATATTCTCGGTCATGACGATCCGACGATGATGCGTATGCTTCAGGATCTCACAGGGATAGACCCAACTGCCATCCCGATGAACGATAAAAAAGTGATGAGCATCTTTAATTCAACCGAAGCCATCGGTGTTAAACCGGAGCATATCCGCTCGCCTGTAGCGACCTATGGCATCCCGGAAATGGGGACCAAATTCGTGCGGCAGATGCTGCAGGAAACGCAGCCGAGTTCATTTGCCGACTTGCTGCAGATTTCCGGCTTGTCCCACGGGACAGGCGTTTGGCTCGGCAACGCGCAGGAGCTGATCCGCAAATCGATTTGCAGCATTAAGACAGTTATCGGCTGCCGTGATGATATCATGCTGTATTTGATCTACAAGGCGGGCATGGATGCGGGGCTGGCTTTTAAAATTACGGAGAGCGTGCGTAAAGGCAAAGGCTTGACGGATGAATGGAAAGAAGAGATGAAGCGGTGCAATGTTCCGGCTTGGTACATTGAATCTTGCGAACGCATTGAGTACATGTTCCCTAAAGCTCATGCTGCAGCTTATGTTATTTCGGCCGTGCGTACCGCTTACTTCAAGGTCTACCATCCAATCGCATTCTATGCGACCTACTTTACCGTTCGGGCGCAGGATTTTGATTTGAACATCCTTTGCCAAGGCTATGAGGCCATCTTCAAGAAGCTGGTCGAGATTGAGGAAAAGGGCTTTCAAGCGCTGCCTAAGGAAAAAGCCATGATTTCCATTTTGGAAATGGCATTGGAGATGACTTCGCGGGGGTTCAGCTTTAAGCCGATTGATTTGTATCGTTCCCATTCCACGCGCTTCATCATCGAAGACACCTCCTTGATCCCGCCGTTTTCGGCCATGTCGGGAATTGGCGAGAACGCGGCGAAGCAGATTGCGGCCGCCAAGGAAAGCGGGGATTTCTTGTCGATCGAGGACTTCCAAACCCGCTCCAAAGCTTCCAAAACGATTGTGGAAATTTTGACCTCCATGGGCTGTTTCCGCGGGCTTCCGGAGTCCAATCAGCTTTCTCTGTTCTAACTCATTTCTAGGCTATGGCGGCGGTTTTAGCTATTGTAAACCTTAATATGGTTATGGTATAATTTTTATTGGCAATAATGAGGATATCAGCTTATGTACTTGAGAGTGGGGAAACCCACTCTTTACATTTTGATATGGGACTTTTTGGTATATACCTCAGCTTATGCTTGCTGAGCAAGTTTTCTATGAAACCTCAGCTAATGCTTACGAAGTAAGTTTTCTTCGAAAACTCAGTTGATGCTTACGAAGTAAGTTTTCTACGAAAACTCAGCTAATGCTTACGAAGTAAGCTTTCTACGAAAACTTTGAGGAGGGCCAGTCAAGGGTGATCACACAAGAACAAATTAAATCCACAATTGAAAATATGCTGGGTTCGTTCATGGAGCAAAATGCTTTTGAGCTCGTGGATGTGGAATATGTCAAAGAAGGCAGTAACTGGTTCCTTCGCGTCTATGTGGACAAAGAGGGCGGCATTGATATAGATGATTGCAGCCGAGTCAGCGAATTCCTGAGCGTCCAGCTTGATGAGAAAGACCCGATCCCTGATGCCTATTTTCTTGAGGTTTCATCACCAGGAGCCGAACGTCCGTTGAAGAAGCCTCAGGATTATTTCAATGCTTTGAATCACCATGTATTTATTACGACATACGAGCCGATTGACGGCGCTAAGGAATTTGAAGGACTGCTGGTTTCCTTTGATGGAGAATCGCTTACGGTTCAAGCCGGCAAGAAAGAAAGCAGCATTCCGTTAGCCAAAGTAGCCAGTGCCAGATTGGCGATCGTATTTTAAATTTGTCACGATTGAAAGGGGGAACTCCAAGCAAATGAATATGGATTTTATCGAAGCTCTGTCGGAAATTGAAAGAGAGAAGGGCATCTCGAAGGAACTGTTAATCGACGCTATTGAAGCTGCCATGATTTCCAGTTACAAAAGGAATTTCAATACAGCCCAAAACGTGCGTGTGGACATTAACCGCCAAACTGGACTAATCAAAGTTTATGCTCGCAAGACGGTGACAGAGGAAGTTCTTGATGTAAGAATGGAAATATCGGTCGAGGCTGCGCGTGAAATCAACTCCAATTATCAGTTGGATGATATCGTCGAAATTGAAGTAACGCCTCGCGATTTTGGACGTATTGCCGCCCAAACGGCAAAGCAGGTGGTTACCCAGCGTATTCGCGAGGCGGAAAGAGGCTTGATTTATAACGCCTTTATCGATAAAGAAGAGGATATTGTAACTGGCATACTCCAGCGTCAGGACCAACGCAATATTTATGTGGATTTAGGTAAAGTCGAGGCTGTTCTGCCTCTAGGCGAATTGATGCCAACCGATAAATTCAAACAAGGTGACCGCATCAAGGCATACATTACCAAAGTCGAGAATACGACGAAGGGGCCGCAGATTATTTTATCCCGGACACATCCTGGTTTGCTCAAACGGCTGTTCGAGCTGGAAGTACCGGAGATTTTTGACGGTGTTGTGGAAATTCGTTCTGTTGCGCGCGAAGCCGGATTTCGTTCGAAGATTGCGGTACATTCCAGAAATGCCGAGGTCGATCCGGTAGGATCCTGTGTGGGTCCCAAAGGAATGCGGGTGCAAACGATTGTAAGTGAGCTTCGCGGCGAAAAGATCGATATCGTGCGCTGGATGGAGCATGTCGAGGATTATGTGGCCAATGCGCTCAGCCCTTCTAAAGTGATCGAAGTGCAGGTGTTCGAGAACGAGAAGATGGCCCGCGTCATCGTGCCGGATTATCAGCTTTCTCTGGCGATCGGCATCAAGGGACAAAACGCCCGATTGGCTGCAAAGCTGACCGGTTGGAAAATAGACATTAAGAGTGAAACGCAAGCCGAACAAGAATACGGCAGAACCAAAACTTATGCCGAAGAAATGCATCAAGATTCCATTACGATTGACTAATCATTGAATGTTTTTTATGTGAGAAGAGCAAGGAAACCAGAAGAGGTGATTGGGATGAAACAGAGAAAAGTCCCTCTAAGAAAATGTGTGGCCTGCCAGGAAATGATGCCCAAGCGGGATTTGATCCGTGTCGTCAAAACCCCAGAGGATGAAATACTCATTGATCTTAAAGGCAAAAAATCCGGTCGCGGCGCTTATCTTTGCGGGAAGGTTTCTTGCTTTAAGCTGGCAAAGAAGAGCAAGGCGCTGGATCGAGCATTGAAATCACCGGTGAGCGCCAGTATTTATGATCAGCTGGAGCAGGATTTTATCCGCGTGGAAGATGAGTTTATAGCCTCGAAAGAGGAGGCTTCCGATGAAGAGTAAATTTTTATCACAGCTGGGGCTCACGATGCGGGCTGGTAAGCTCGTTACCGGAGATGAAGGTGTATTTAAGGCTATTCGCTCGGGTGAAGCGAAGCTTGTTATTTTAGCGGAAGACGCTTCCGAGAATACGAGCAAAAAGTTTCAGGATAAATGCCAGTTCTACGGTATACCACTCATACAAATGGGCAGTAAAGAGGAACTAGGCGGAAGCATTGGCAAAGAGATGCGGGTCATCCTCGGCGTTTTGGACGGAGGCTTTGCCCAAATGCTGCAAAAGTGCCAGGTAAACCCTGCGGAGGTGAAAAGGATTGACTAATAAAGAAGAGAATAAAGATAAGCTTCGCGTTTATGAATATGCAAAATCTTTAAATATGAGCAGTAAAGAGATCATCACAATCCTGAAGAGATTGAATATCCCCGTCAACAATCACATGAGTGTGATGGAAAATGATGCGGTAGGCAGCGTGGAGAAATTTTTCCGCGACATTAAAGCTAATGCAGCAGCCAAGAGAGCAGCTACAGACGGAGGAAAAGTGAATTCAACAACACCCAGTAATAAGCCTGCAACCGCAGCCGCAGCTCCGGCAGCGGAATCCAATCAAGCAGCAAGACCTGCTGCACCCCAGCAGCAAGCTTCGAGTCCTGTAAGACCAACCGGGTCAAGCCAAGGATCCCAAGGATCTCAAAGTTCTCAAGGCTCTCAAGGGCAAAGACCTTATAATTCACAATCGTCATCCAGACCCCAACAAGGCGGTCAATATGTGTCCAGTCGTCCGGCTTCTTCCCAGCAGGGCCAAGGTACTGGTCAGCGTCCGCAAGGTCAAGGCGGACAACGTCCTGGCGGCAGCTCCGGGCAAGGTCAGCGTTCAGGCGGCGAGAACAGGCCTTACAACAACCAAGGCCAAGGCGGCGGCAACCGTCCTGCATACGCAGGCAGCAACAGCGGCGGCGGCGCAAGACCTGCCAGCAGCGGAACTCAAGGTCAAGGCGCTGGCAATCGTAATACTTCAGGCCAGGCTCCGCGCACTGGCCAAGGCTCCTTCAGTCAAGGCGCCGGCAGCCGTCCGCAAGGCAGCGGAACACCGACTCGCAGCCAAGGACCGACTCGCTCCTATGATAATAACCGCGGAGGCCAAGGACAAGGCGGCAGACCTGTCATTCAAGAGTCCAAGCCGCTATTTCGTCCAGGTGCGACACCTGAGGAAATCGATGATGCAGCAGCAAAGGCAGCAGCTAATTTCAAAAAACCTATAAAACCTCCTCAAAACCGTTTTCAGGACAGCCGTCCTACCGGCGGTCGAGGTGGCAGCAGCGGCGGCAATCGCGGGAATAACCGCAATAACAGCCGCGGCAAATATCAGCAAGACACCGTCAAAAAAGAAAAAATCGACAACACACCGAAAAAGATTATTGTACGCGGCACGATGACTGTTGGCGAAATGGCCAAACTGCTGCACAAGGATGCTTCTGAAGTCATTAAGAAACTATTATTCTTAGGTGTTATGGCTACCATCAACCAAGAGCTGGAGATGGAAGCTATACTTCTGATTGCCAGTGAATTTGGCGTCGAGGTAGAAGTGAAAATCAAAGTCGAGGAAGATAACTTCGAAACCTTCGAAGAAGTCGACAATGAGGCTGACCTCTTGGAGCGTCCGCCGGTCGTTACCATTATGGGTCACGTTGACCATGGTAAAACCACATTGCTGGATGCTATCCGTGAAACCAATGTCACCGAGGGTGAAGCGGGTGGAATCACTCAGCATATCGGAGCTTACCAAGTAGATATCAACCAGAAGAAAATTACATTCCTGGATACACCGGGCCACGAAGCGTTCACCGTAATGCGTGCAAGAGGCGCGCAAGTTACCGACATCACGATTCTGGTCGTAGCCGCGGATGATGGAGTTATGCCTCAAACGGTTGAAGCTATCATGCATGCCAAAGCTGCAGGAGTACCTATCATCGTAGCTGTCAATAAAATTGATAAGCCAGGTGCTAATACCGAGAAGATCAAGCAAGCCCTGACAGAGTATGAGCTTGTACCCGAAGAGTGGGGCGGAGATACGATTTTCGTGGAGCTCTCCGCGAAACAGCGTATCGGCATTGAGCACCTGCTGGAAATGATTCTGCTCGTAGCCGAAGTGCAAGAATACAAAGCCAATCCGAACAAACGTGCTAGGGGAACGGTCATTGAAGCCGAGTTGGATAAAGGCAGAGGACCAGTTGCCCGCATCCTGATTCAACACGGCACACTAAAAGTCGGAGACAGCTTCGTTGCCGGAGTCTGCTTCGGCCGCGTTAGAGCGATGGTGAACGACAAGGGCAAACGATTGAAGGAAGCCGGTCCTTCCACACCTGTAGAAATTACAGGCTTGACGGAAGTTCCTCAAGCAGGAGATCCTTTCCTTGCCTTCGAAGATGAGCGTAAAGCAAGAGACATCGCCGACCGACGTGCTATCACCCTTCGTCAATCCGGAATGGGCGCAAATTCTCGCGTAACGTTGGATGATCTTTACAAGCATATCAAAGAGGGTGAAATCAAAGACCTCAATGTCATCATTAAAGGTGATGTTCAAGGCTCGGTTGAAGCGCTCAAAGGTTCCTTAGAGAAGATT includes:
- a CDS encoding PolC-type DNA polymerase III, which encodes MGSLAEKRNRFELLMQQAQIPSDIVQPYFAEGYLDQVVCSRTNREWTFHLVKSDLVPQDIYRLFCSRVKEKFAHIAEVQFTFSFAAAETSTLVEEYWSLFLEWLQKEAPTINGWMSKAKVEAKGNDLTIVFLDQIGMEQAKKKNIDQFVRTYYQTYFQIQLRVSYKVSESNEEEYENFQNMIVQEVKTVTQEMMLSITQEDATSSLPDPNARLMMGYEIKDQAVSMQDIKEEEKKVTVQGTVFGLDVKELRNGSTLFTFNLTDFSDSLAMKAFAKTKEDVKILSLLADGKWIKARGKVEFDRFMQIPELVMIPNDINEIMPPKGRSDDVEEKRVEFHLHTTMSTMDGITPVDQYIKMAAKWGHKAIAITDHSGVQSFPDAGKAAKKHGIKVIYGVEANVVNDSVPIVLNPAPLDLKQAAYVIFDIETTGLSVTNNLIIEIGGVKMQDGKEIDRFSTFIDPHVKIPYNIQQLTNITDDMVRGAPELADKLPEFVEFVGDCVLVAHNARFDMGFIQANLKRMGLPELSNPVLDTLELARFLFPSMKNHRLNTLSDKFKVSLENHHRAIDDSIALGFILYHLISEASDRHIVSLDRLNDQVGKDLTNQRPFHCCIYALNATGKTNLFKLISLSHTEYFHRVACIPKSKLIELREGLLVASGCERGEFYEAVLNKSMEEAEQVAEFYDVLEIQPVSYNMHLVDKGFVGSRADLENVVKSICEIGFKQGKPVIATGNAHYLHPRDKVSRDITIHGITGFSPLKDMKKPDAHFRTTKEMLEEFKFLGDAKAREVVVQATNELADQFEEIQLFPDKLFTPIIEGADDEIRETCYRTAKVIYGEELPDVITARLEKELTPIIKFGFSANYLISERLVKKSNADGYLVGSRGSVGSSVVAMMLGISEVNPLPPHYICSSCKHSEWFLDGSVPSGFDLPDKACPSCGGLLRGDGHDIPFETFLGFKGDKVPDIDLNFSGEYQPIAHNYTKVLFSEKNVFRAGTIGTVADKTAYGFVKKYEEEQGKHWRGAELSRLASGCTGVKRSTGQHPGGIVVVPDYMDIDDITPVQFPADDTSSEWKTTHFDYHAFDANLLKLDILGHDDPTMMRMLQDLTGIDPTAIPMNDKKVMSIFNSTEAIGVKPEHIRSPVATYGIPEMGTKFVRQMLQETQPSSFADLLQISGLSHGTGVWLGNAQELIRKSICSIKTVIGCRDDIMLYLIYKAGMDAGLAFKITESVRKGKGLTDEWKEEMKRCNVPAWYIESCERIEYMFPKAHAAAYVISAVRTAYFKVYHPIAFYATYFTVRAQDFDLNILCQGYEAIFKKLVEIEEKGFQALPKEKAMISILEMALEMTSRGFSFKPIDLYRSHSTRFIIEDTSLIPPFSAMSGIGENAAKQIAAAKESGDFLSIEDFQTRSKASKTIVEILTSMGCFRGLPESNQLSLF
- a CDS encoding 1-deoxy-D-xylulose-5-phosphate reductoisomerase, which translates into the protein MTKRIAILGSTGSIGTQTLDVIAHEPERYQVEALSGGYNLALLIQQVNQFRPKFVSIANKALADELALHIPSGTKVYYGDDGLIQTAAGTDADLVVTALVGSQGLRPTLAAIDAGKHIGLANKETLVSAGHIVMNAVKRKGVSLLPIDSEHSAIFQCLNGENRTDVASITLTASGGSFRDRSRKELEGVTVEQALRHPNWSMGAKITIDSATMVNKGLEVMEAHWLFELSYDQINVLLHPESVIHSYVHFVDHSIIAQLGNPDMRIPIQYALTYPNRFATPTKPLNLAEIGKLHFRDMDYARFPCLRMAYECGRQGGSAPTVFNAANEMAVARFLKGELSFLQIENVIEETLQHHTVIDEPTLEVIHEVDQWARACAAEALL
- the rimP gene encoding ribosome maturation factor RimP → MTQEQIKSTIENMLGSFMEQNAFELVDVEYVKEGSNWFLRVYVDKEGGIDIDDCSRVSEFLSVQLDEKDPIPDAYFLEVSSPGAERPLKKPQDYFNALNHHVFITTYEPIDGAKEFEGLLVSFDGESLTVQAGKKESSIPLAKVASARLAIVF
- the proS gene encoding proline--tRNA ligase — its product is MSNEKQFVKEITPQGEDFSRWYLDVIKKADLMSYSPVRGCIVFKPDSYEIWENIQHELDRMFKETGHRNAYFPLFIPESFFQKEKDHIEGFNPELPWVTEAGGEKLEERLAIRPTSETMVGHMYAEWINSYRDLPLLINQWANVVRWEKRTQPFLRTSEFLWQEGHTAHEDEQDARRETMQMLEIYREFVEDFLAMPVIVGQKTPSEKFAGAKDTFSIEAMMKDGKAVQAGTSHYMGTNFAVAFDIKFLDRENQHQFAHTTSWGASTRLIGALIMVHGDDRGLVLPPKIAPTQAIMIPIGPPKSRDQVVGRVNELYAQLKKAGVRVKVDDRADQSPGWKFNEYEMRGVPVRIELGPRDMENGQIVLVSRVSGEKKIIAQSDFVQEVQNLLAEIHQQMYDKAKQFRDEHTIAVDTIDEFKEFLESNRGFALAGWCGSDACEAQVKEETGATSRNIPFSPSERKDTCLVCGEAAAHTVVFGRSY
- the rseP gene encoding RIP metalloprotease RseP — protein: MSTIEVVLKVILLFFVLVTIHEWGHFYFAKRAGILVREFAIGFGPKLFSYKKGETRYTLRLLPIGGFVRMAGEDPEIVQVNPGQTVAIKLNTAGEITHLYLDQLNTRAQVIQGVVEFIDLEWQLTLTLEVDGEKLTFPVHPRAMMVTKGSETQIAPYNRQFGSKSVGKRALSIVMGPVMNFLLAIVLFFILIMITGVFTNVKLDTVDPGKAGDKAGLKAGDIVISVNNEPIGENREKLTTLIQQNPNKKMSWLVERGGSTIPIDVVPLADDAGTGKVGIKISGDKRSANASEVITGTYKQVVGSTIGILTSFKMLIFGQFKMDDLGGPVRTAQVTAEFARMGMSYLIFWAATLSLYLGIFNLLPIPALDGSRLLFMGIEALRGKPVDPNRESMVHFVGFALLMLLMVAVTYNDILRLING